In a single window of the Pseudorca crassidens isolate mPseCra1 chromosome 9, mPseCra1.hap1, whole genome shotgun sequence genome:
- the CYB5R2 gene encoding LOW QUALITY PROTEIN: NADH-cytochrome b5 reductase 2 (The sequence of the model RefSeq protein was modified relative to this genomic sequence to represent the inferred CDS: inserted 3 bases in 2 codons), translating to MFQTFTEILKETKPGPSFSQLVHDHLSQLSKEFEHYFPITEDPRTGKEWIHDPFVNKPGESTSSVLEEDQLLEIANEGGLKSMLETTSDLHTFWIKVKAEYPEIATKALKSLLAFPTSCLCEAGFSAVAATRTRLPSRLDASNTLRWHCLPSPQMGPSSCRETGSGLPLILRYEGGSARATEQKVVLGISMIRSRLLNTRSADSTSREVGMDTSLLLAITVTGITVLLLALKNKNVKKRRPITLQHPEAKFLLPLTEKEQISYNTRRFRFGLPSPDHALGLPVGNYVNLLARIDGVLVVKAYTPVSRDEDLGFVDLIIKIYLKNVHPNHPEAGKRTQYLENMKTGDTILFQGPSGRLFYHGSGKFAFKPYKMSELENKLVHHLGMIAGATGVTPMLQLIRCITKKPSDKTRMSLVCASQTQEEILVRKELEEVDRPHPKQFNLWYTLDRPPVGWKYXTGFVTEDTIKERLPPPGRFSFILVCGPPPLIQXAVHPNLEKLGYTKDMIFTY from the exons atgtttcagaCATtcacagagattttgaaagagactaagccagggccttctttctcccagctggtgcacgatcacctatctcagctttcaaaagagtttgagcattacttcccaatcACAGAAGACCcccgaactgggaaggaatggatccatgacccatttgtgaataagccaggtgaatcgacttcgtccgtgctagaagaggatcaactgcttgagatcgcaaatgagggtggccttaaaagtatgttgGAGACAACTTCAGATCTCCATacgttctggattaaagtcaaggcggaatatcctgagattgccacaaaggcactgaaaagcctgcttgcatttccaacatcctgtctttgtgaagcagggttttctgcagtggcAGCAACCAGAACGAGATTACCAAGTAGACTGGACGCAAGCAACACGCTGCGATGGCACTGTCTCCCATcgccccagatgggaccatctagttgcagggaaacaggctcagggctcccactgattctgcgttatg AGGGCGGTAGCGCTAGGGCTACAGAACAGAAGGTGGTCTTGGGTATTTCAATGATAAG ATCCCGGTTGCTGAACACCCGAAGTGCTGATTCCACCAGCCGGGAAGTGGGCATG GACACGTCCCTGCTCCTCGCCATCACTGTTACTGGGATCACTGTGCTCCTGTTGGCCCTGAAGAACAAGAATGTAAAGAAGAGGCGTCCTATCACCTTACAGCACCCTGAAGCCAAGTTCCTGCTGCCCCTGACTGAGAAAGAG caAATCAGCTACAACACTCGGAGGTTCCGCTTTGGACTGCCCTCGCCGGACCATGCCTTAGGGCTTCCTGTAG GTAACTATGTTAATCTCTTGGCCAGAATTGATGGTGTGTTGGTGGTCAAGGCTTACACGCCTGTGTCCAGGGATGAGGATCTAGGCTTTGTGGACTTGATTATCAAG ATCTACCTCAAAAATGTACACCCTAATCATCCAGAAGCGGGGAAGAGGACTCAGTACTTGGAGAACATGAAAACTGGGGACACCATCCTTTTTCAAGGGCCATCCGGGCGCCTGTTCTATCATGGGTCAG GGAAGTTTGCGTTCAAACCATACAAAATGAGTGAGCTTGAAAATAAACTGGTCCATCACCTGGGAATGATTGCTGGGGCCACAG GGGTTACGCCCATGCTGCAGCTCATCCGCTGCATCACCAAGAAGCCCAGTGACAAGACCAGGATGTCCCTCGTCTGTGCCAGCCAG ACACAGGAGGAGATCTTGGTGAGAAAGGAGCTTGAAGAAGTTGATAGACCTCACCCAAAGCAGTTCAACCTGTGGTACACCCTGGACAGGCCTCCTGTTG GCTGGAAGT AGACAGGCTTCGTTACTGAGGACACGATCAAGGAGCGTCTCCCTCCTCCTGGGAGGTTCTCGTTCATCCTGGTGTGTGGCCCACCACCCCTGATCCA AGCCGTGCATCCTAACTTGGAGAAACTGGGTTACACCAAGGACATGATTTTCACCTACTAA